In Kordia antarctica, the following proteins share a genomic window:
- a CDS encoding M28 family metallopeptidase has product MKHLKNILGICLVSLFITSCGTKEIVIQAQEVDDIVTYLASDELLGRDTGSDGIDKAATYIENYFKENNVKPYFDSYRDSFTVQGKNAFNVIGYIEGTDPKLKNEFVIIGAHYDHIGFAKPVGNDSIANGANDNAAGVGTVLTMAKYFAKTKSNKRSILFTLFSAEEKGLLGSKHLAETLKAKNIDLYLMLNYEMVGVPLVGKDYTAYVTGFDKSNLAEKMNEYAGKKIAGFLPKAGEYRLFMRSDNYAFFKEFNVPCQSFSTFDFTNFDHYHKVGDESDAMDFNHMAKFVNTFLPAVKKAVNAETKEIRLNADTE; this is encoded by the coding sequence ATGAAACATTTAAAAAATATCCTTGGAATCTGCCTCGTGTCTTTATTTATAACTTCTTGCGGAACAAAAGAAATTGTAATCCAAGCACAAGAAGTAGACGATATTGTCACGTATTTAGCTTCTGACGAATTACTAGGAAGAGATACAGGAAGCGACGGAATTGATAAAGCGGCGACGTATATTGAAAATTACTTTAAGGAAAATAACGTGAAGCCTTATTTTGATAGCTATCGCGATAGTTTTACGGTACAAGGAAAAAATGCGTTCAATGTGATTGGATATATTGAAGGAACTGATCCGAAGTTAAAAAATGAATTTGTCATTATTGGCGCGCATTACGATCACATCGGATTTGCCAAACCAGTAGGAAACGATAGTATTGCAAACGGAGCAAATGATAATGCGGCTGGCGTTGGAACCGTTTTGACGATGGCAAAATACTTCGCGAAAACTAAAAGTAACAAAAGAAGCATCTTATTTACGTTATTCTCTGCGGAAGAAAAAGGCTTGTTAGGTTCAAAACACTTAGCAGAAACTTTAAAAGCGAAAAATATAGATTTGTATTTAATGTTGAATTATGAAATGGTTGGCGTTCCTTTGGTAGGTAAAGATTACACAGCATATGTAACAGGATTTGATAAGTCAAATTTGGCGGAGAAAATGAACGAATACGCAGGAAAGAAGATTGCAGGATTCTTGCCAAAAGCAGGCGAATACAGATTGTTTATGCGATCGGATAACTATGCATTTTTCAAAGAATTTAATGTGCCTTGTCAATCATTTTCAACGTTTGATTTCACAAACTTTGATCATTATCATAAAGTAGGAGACGAATCGGATGCAATGGATTTCAATCATATGGCGAAATTTGTAAATACGTTTCTTCCAGCGGTTAAAAAAGCTGTAAATGCAGAAACTAAGGAGATTAGATTGAATGCGGATACTGAATAA
- a CDS encoding pyruvate dehydrogenase complex dihydrolipoamide acetyltransferase, whose protein sequence is MAEIINMPRLSDTMEEGVVASWLKKVGDKIVEGDILAEIETDKATMEFESFHEGTLLYIGVQEGETAPVDTLLAIIGDEGEDVDALVKGASGEKKETKEETSENKSEEKTKTSETKTEEAPKAEASKSVEMPAGAIVVTMPRLSDTMEEGTVASWLKEVGDTIEEGDILAEIETDKATMEFESFQEGTLLYIGVQEGETAPVDSILAIIGEKGTDVDTVLKAAKSSGKSNSAKAETTTSEDKKNDSKPAEEKQIEEKTETSKASGNASSDGRIIASPLAKKIAEDKGINLSEVEGTGDHGRIIKRDIENFTPAAKVAPKATSAPAAAKETAVVAPFVPAGEESSEEVKNSQMRKTIARRLGESKFTAPHYYLTVELDMDNAIASRKTINAIPDIKVSFNDMIVKACAMALRKHPQVNTSWNDATTTYNKHIHVGVAVAVDEGLLVPVLKFADQMSLTTIGSQVRDLAGKARSKKISPAEMDGSTFTISNLGMFGILEFTSIINQPNSAILSIGTIVEKPVVKNGEIVVGNTMKVTLACDHRTVDGATGAQFLQTVKQYIENPVTMLA, encoded by the coding sequence ATGGCAGAAATTATAAACATGCCGAGACTCAGCGACACGATGGAAGAAGGTGTTGTAGCTTCATGGTTAAAAAAAGTAGGTGATAAAATTGTAGAAGGTGACATTCTTGCTGAGATTGAAACTGACAAAGCAACGATGGAGTTTGAATCTTTCCATGAAGGAACACTTTTATACATTGGTGTGCAAGAAGGAGAAACAGCACCAGTTGATACTTTATTAGCTATTATTGGTGACGAAGGAGAAGATGTAGATGCATTGGTAAAAGGTGCTTCGGGAGAAAAGAAAGAAACTAAAGAAGAAACTTCGGAAAATAAATCTGAAGAGAAAACAAAAACTTCTGAAACGAAAACTGAAGAAGCTCCAAAAGCGGAAGCTTCTAAAAGTGTTGAAATGCCAGCAGGCGCAATTGTGGTAACCATGCCAAGATTGAGCGATACGATGGAAGAAGGAACTGTAGCTTCTTGGTTAAAAGAAGTTGGAGATACGATTGAAGAAGGAGACATTCTTGCAGAGATTGAAACAGACAAAGCAACGATGGAGTTTGAATCTTTCCAAGAAGGAACACTATTATACATTGGTGTTCAAGAAGGAGAAACTGCACCAGTTGATAGCATTTTAGCTATTATTGGTGAAAAAGGAACGGATGTTGATACTGTATTAAAAGCGGCAAAATCTAGTGGAAAGTCAAATTCAGCGAAAGCGGAAACCACAACTTCAGAAGACAAGAAAAACGATTCAAAACCAGCAGAGGAAAAGCAAATAGAAGAAAAAACGGAAACGTCAAAAGCTTCTGGGAACGCTTCTTCAGATGGTAGAATCATTGCTTCGCCATTGGCAAAGAAAATTGCGGAAGACAAAGGAATTAATCTTTCGGAAGTAGAAGGAACAGGCGATCACGGACGAATTATAAAACGTGACATCGAAAACTTCACACCAGCGGCAAAAGTAGCTCCAAAAGCAACTTCAGCTCCAGCAGCAGCAAAAGAAACGGCAGTAGTAGCTCCTTTTGTACCAGCAGGAGAAGAAAGCAGCGAAGAAGTGAAAAACTCGCAAATGCGTAAAACCATTGCGCGTCGTTTAGGAGAATCTAAATTTACGGCACCACATTATTACCTTACGGTAGAATTGGACATGGACAACGCAATTGCTTCCCGAAAAACAATCAACGCAATTCCAGATATCAAAGTATCATTCAATGATATGATTGTAAAAGCCTGCGCGATGGCATTACGCAAACATCCGCAAGTAAATACATCTTGGAATGACGCAACAACAACATATAACAAACACATTCACGTAGGTGTCGCAGTGGCAGTTGACGAAGGATTGTTAGTGCCTGTATTGAAATTTGCAGACCAAATGAGTTTAACAACTATTGGAAGTCAAGTGCGAGATTTAGCAGGAAAAGCGAGAAGCAAAAAGATTTCTCCGGCAGAAATGGACGGAAGTACATTTACGATTTCGAACTTAGGAATGTTTGGAATCTTGGAATTCACTTCGATCATAAATCAGCCAAACTCAGCCATTTTATCAATTGGAACTATTGTAGAAAAACCAGTAGTGAAAAACGGTGAAATTGTCGTAGGAAACACAATGAAAGTAACATTAGCGTGCGATCACAGAACTGTGGACGGCGCAACAGGCGCACAATTTCTGCAAACTGTAAAACAGTATATAGAAAATCCTGTGACCATGTTAGCATAA
- the pdhA gene encoding pyruvate dehydrogenase (acetyl-transferring) E1 component subunit alpha, giving the protein MEKITKEIYLKWYEEMLFWRKFEDKLAAVYIQQKVRGFLHLYNGQEAVLAGSLHAMDLSKDKMITAYRNHVQPIGMGVDPKKVMAELYGKATGTSQGLGGSMHIFAPKQGFYGGHGIVGGQIPLGAGLAFADKYFKRNAVTLCYMGDGAVRQGSLHETFNMAMNWKLPVVFICENNGYAMGTSVERTANHTDIWKLGLGYEMPCGPVDGMNPEKVAEAVSEAVERARRGDGPTFLEMKTYRYRGHSMSDAQHYRTKDEVAEYKKIDPITQVKETLLENKYATESEIEAMDKRVKKLVKECEKFAEDSPYPEKSLMYDAVYEQEDYPFLPHKL; this is encoded by the coding sequence ATGGAAAAGATCACTAAAGAAATATACCTCAAATGGTATGAGGAGATGTTATTCTGGAGAAAATTTGAAGACAAACTAGCCGCTGTATACATTCAGCAAAAAGTACGTGGATTTCTTCACTTATACAATGGTCAAGAGGCTGTTTTGGCAGGATCATTACATGCAATGGATTTATCGAAAGATAAAATGATTACTGCATACAGAAATCACGTGCAGCCAATTGGAATGGGCGTTGATCCTAAAAAAGTAATGGCAGAATTGTATGGAAAAGCAACAGGAACCTCACAAGGACTTGGTGGATCTATGCACATATTTGCACCAAAACAAGGATTTTACGGTGGACACGGAATTGTTGGTGGACAAATTCCTTTAGGAGCTGGATTGGCTTTTGCTGACAAATACTTCAAAAGAAATGCAGTCACACTTTGTTATATGGGAGATGGCGCAGTACGTCAAGGATCATTACACGAAACTTTCAACATGGCAATGAACTGGAAACTTCCCGTAGTATTCATCTGTGAAAACAATGGATACGCCATGGGAACTTCTGTCGAAAGAACGGCAAACCATACAGATATTTGGAAACTTGGTTTAGGATACGAAATGCCTTGTGGACCCGTTGACGGAATGAATCCTGAGAAAGTAGCAGAAGCAGTAAGCGAAGCTGTAGAAAGAGCAAGACGCGGTGACGGACCCACATTTTTAGAAATGAAAACATACCGTTACAGAGGTCACTCAATGTCAGATGCACAACATTACAGAACAAAAGACGAAGTAGCAGAATACAAAAAAATAGATCCTATTACACAAGTAAAGGAAACATTATTAGAAAATAAATACGCTACGGAAAGTGAAATAGAGGCAATGGATAAGCGAGTAAAGAAATTGGTAAAAGAATGTGAGAAATTCGCAGAAGATTCTCCATATCCAGAAAAAAGCCTCATGTATGACGCAGTATACGAACAAGAAGATTATCCATTTTTACCTCATAAACTATAA
- the cdd gene encoding cytidine deaminase gives MQEIKITTTLTCYDNIEELPQNIQKLMESAVTARKKAYAPYSKFRVGAALLLENGVVVSGNNQENAAYPSGLCAERVAIYHAGAEYPGVKILQIAITATSDNHINKTPIPPCGSCRQAIAEYEMRQDADIEIYFMGGEGKIMKSNSLKDLLPLIFDKSYL, from the coding sequence ATGCAGGAAATAAAAATTACGACGACACTAACGTGTTATGACAACATAGAGGAACTTCCTCAAAACATACAAAAACTCATGGAAAGTGCGGTAACAGCACGAAAAAAGGCATATGCTCCGTATTCTAAATTTAGAGTTGGCGCGGCATTACTTTTAGAAAATGGAGTGGTGGTTTCTGGAAACAATCAGGAAAATGCGGCATATCCTTCGGGTTTATGCGCGGAACGTGTTGCTATCTATCACGCTGGCGCAGAATATCCAGGTGTTAAAATACTGCAAATTGCTATTACGGCAACTTCGGACAATCATATCAACAAAACACCAATTCCTCCATGTGGATCGTGCAGACAAGCCATTGCGGAATACGAAATGCGTCAAGATGCAGACATTGAAATCTACTTTATGGGCGGCGAAGGAAAAATCATGAAATCAAATTCATTGAAAGATTTATTACCGTTGATTTTTGATAAGTCATATTTGTAA
- the porV gene encoding type IX secretion system outer membrane channel protein PorV, protein MKKILLSILCIIPLGMFAQTTVVNPNDTRVITTGVPFLLITPDARAAGMGELGVATSPDTYSQQWNPAKYAFVKDQIGIGISYTPYLSDLVNDIFLGNLTFYNRISERSAWSASIKYFSLGEIEIITQQQADIGNFTPLIERPNELAIDASYALRLSDQFAMSVTGRFLRSDLKLQSQPDTEANAASTFAVDIAGYYQSEEVAYDNFNGRWRGGFNISNLGPKLKYDDLGQENFLPTNLKLGGGFDFIFDEYNKLAVSVEVNKLLVPTPPKLGFVDTNDDGNQDSDDPNTPNVDENEPTIIVAGQDDEVGFVSGIFQSFGDAPDGFSEELKEFTYAIGAEYWYQDSFALRLGYFNESEIKGARKFFTLGAGFKYSAVKIDVSYLFSASKVKNPLENTLRFSLTFNLGETYDEL, encoded by the coding sequence ATGAAGAAGATACTTTTATCCATATTGTGTATAATCCCATTAGGAATGTTTGCACAAACAACGGTTGTAAATCCAAATGACACAAGAGTAATCACAACAGGAGTTCCTTTCCTACTCATCACGCCAGATGCAAGAGCAGCAGGTATGGGAGAATTGGGAGTTGCAACATCGCCAGATACATATTCGCAACAATGGAATCCTGCAAAATATGCTTTTGTAAAAGATCAAATTGGAATTGGAATCAGTTACACGCCATACTTAAGTGACTTAGTAAATGACATATTTCTAGGAAATCTTACGTTTTACAACAGAATAAGTGAAAGAAGTGCTTGGTCTGCAAGTATCAAATACTTTAGTTTAGGTGAAATAGAAATCATCACACAACAACAAGCGGACATAGGAAACTTTACACCATTAATTGAAAGACCAAACGAATTGGCTATTGATGCATCATATGCGTTGCGATTAAGCGATCAATTCGCGATGTCGGTTACAGGTCGTTTCTTGCGTTCTGATTTAAAATTACAATCGCAACCAGATACAGAAGCGAACGCTGCAAGCACATTTGCAGTTGACATTGCTGGGTACTATCAATCAGAAGAAGTAGCGTATGACAACTTCAACGGACGTTGGAGAGGTGGATTCAACATTTCAAACTTAGGTCCAAAATTAAAATATGACGACTTAGGTCAAGAAAACTTCTTACCAACGAATTTAAAACTTGGTGGTGGATTTGACTTTATCTTTGATGAATACAACAAATTGGCAGTAAGTGTTGAAGTAAACAAACTATTAGTTCCAACACCTCCAAAACTCGGATTTGTAGATACGAACGACGATGGAAATCAAGATTCGGATGATCCAAACACGCCAAACGTAGATGAAAATGAACCAACAATCATTGTTGCTGGACAAGATGACGAAGTAGGTTTCGTATCGGGAATCTTTCAATCATTTGGTGATGCACCAGATGGTTTCAGTGAAGAACTAAAAGAATTTACATATGCAATAGGAGCAGAATACTGGTACCAAGATTCATTCGCGTTACGTTTAGGATACTTCAACGAAAGTGAAATCAAAGGAGCTAGAAAATTCTTTACGCTTGGAGCAGGATTCAAATACAGCGCAGTTAAAATTGACGTTTCATATTTATTCTCTGCATCAAAAGTAAAAAACCCATTAGAAAACACCTTACGTTTCTCATTAACATTCAACTTAGGAGAAACATACGACGAATTATAA